The nucleotide sequence GAGGACGGCACGACTTGCGGCTGGGGTAGCGGTTCGGGTTCGCTGAGCAGTACCGACCCACGGCTCGACCCGGCTGGGCTGGCAAACAACGGCGGGCCGACGCAAACGATCGCGCTCCAGGCGGACAGCCCGGCCATCAACGCGGGTAACGACGCGGTGTGCGCGGCACCACCCGTGAACAGTCTCGACCAGCGCGGCTACGGCCGGCCAGGTGGCAGTGCCACACACTGCTCCATCGGCGCCTACGAGTACAACGCGCTGCCAAGCAGTTTCCTTTCCAGTGCTATCGCTGCTACCGACACCTGTATCCCGGTTTCTGACACCTCGATCTTCTCGCCCACCGGCGGATTCGCTCTCATCGGTCCCGAGTTAATCTCATACACGGGTCTCGGCACGTCATGCAGCGGTGCGTCAGCCGCCAGAGCCAGTGCAGGGACTGCGGCAACGGCAGGAGTCCTCACGGGTGTGACGCGCAATCTCAACGGTCAGGGAGGCGCGCACGCCGCAGGGACCACGGTGACCCCGACGGCGACCAACACGCCGACGGTGACGCCGACCAACACGCCGACGAACACCCCAACCCGGACGCCGACGCAGACACCGGTCAGCACCGCAACACCGAGCAATACTCCGACGCCGACGCAGACGGCGCTGAACAGCTCGACGCCGACCAACACGCCAACGCTGACCCCATCCAGCACGCCAACGGCGACGATCACGTCGAGTCCAACGCCAATCAGTACGCCCACGGCCACACCGACGATCACGTCAATCAACACCCCGACGAAGACACCCACAGCTACGCCGACTCAGACCGTGACGCCCACGGTCACCCCAACCCGAACGCCGACCAGCACGCCGACGTCCACAGCGACGCCAACTCCGACAACCACCAATGCCCCCGGCAAGTGTGTCGGCGACTGCGACGGCCACGGTCAGGTTACCGTCGATGAGATCCTCACCATGGTGAACATTGCCCTCGGGAACACGCCGGTCACGATGTGTGAAGCCGGAGACGCCAATCACGATGGGCAGATCACCGTCGATGAGATACTTACCGCGGTGAACAACGCGTTGAACGGCTGCCCGAATCACTGAAATCACATAGAATTAGGAATTTATGTTCTTCTCGCGGGAAGCCTTGTGCCACAAGGGTTTCCAACGGCCAGTCCGGGACCCTGCTCCAGAAACAACATAATACGGCTCTCTGGACCCGATTTCATGTTATTTCGTGACGCGCTCCCGATCAGCGGGTGCGGTGCGTCCGACAATCGGCCACCTACGCGCCCGGTTACCCATCGGTCACGATTCCTGCCAGCTTGGCGGCCCTGCCGGGGTGGGTTTCCCCACAACTTACCTAGAAACTGTGCGGGGAATCGCCACGCGCGGCCGGGCCGGCTGATCCGTGAGCCGGGCCGCGACTTTCCTCCCGCTGCTTACATAGTGCTTACACGCGCGGAATGCTGGCGCGGCACTTGTGAGGCAGAAAGCACGGAAGCCCCTGTTTCCAGGGGCTTCCGAAATGGGCCGCCCCAGAGTCGAACTGGGGACCCGCTGATTAAGAGTCAGCTGCTCTAACCAACTGAGCTAGCGGCCCACACGTGATGTCCGTGGACACTCCACGCCTTGGCTGGAAGCGCGCGCAACGATCGCTGCCGCCAGGGTCCTAACGCTCATAGCCGAACTCGTCGAGACAGTCCACACGCGGCCGGGTGCACGAGAATAATTTGCAGTGATTTAAAACGGGTCGCCCGCCCGCGTGCATCAAAGGCGCCGTACCTGTCGCGTCAGAAACATTGATGGAAAATTCGATTGACCGACCCCGTTGCCCTGTGGTTGTTTATGCGCGTGAATCTGGGCGTTCCGCGCGGATTCACGACTACACAGATGAAGGAGGACGGGATGCGGCGTGGTTGGCGTAGCCTGATGTATGTGGGTGTCGCTGGATGCTGTCTTCTTGCGGCCACACAGGCGTGGTCCAGAAGTGGTGGAGACACCGACGAGCTGACGTTGCGAGTGTGGAAGGGCCGCCATGAGATGTGGCTCGAAGAGGGGAATCGGGTTCTGAGGAAGTTCGAAGTCGCGCTGGGGAAAGATCCGACCACGGGGAAATTGAGCCAAGGCGATGGCCGCACGCCGCAAGGGGACTATTATATCTGCGAGAAACGGCCACGCAGCCGCTTCCATCGATTCCTCGGCATCAGTTATCCGAACGTCGATGATGCCGAACGCGCCTTCGCCGAACGGCTGATCTCCGCCGACGAATGGGCGGATATCTTTTTCGCCAATCTGCACGAAACAACACCGCCCTGGTCGACCGCCATGGGCGGGCGGGTCGGCATTCATGGGTACGGCGGCCGTTCGCCCATTCCGGCTGATTGGACGCAGGGCTGTATCGCCGTCAGCGACGCTGACATCGATTACCTCTACGACCGAGTCCGACTCGGTACGCGCGTGACGATCAGCGAATAAGGCGAATTAATCCATGCCCAAGAGGCTGCGCCCCTCCGGCGAGATCATCTGCGGGCTCCAGGGCGGGTCCCACACCAAATCGACGTCGGCTTCCTCGACTCCCGGGAGATCCAGCAGCTTCATGCGCGCGTCGTTGGCGATGGAGGCGCCCATACCACACCCCGGTGCCGTGAGCGTCATCTTCACGTCCACCCTGCTGTTGCCGGTGCCCAACTTCGCAATCTGCATGTCGTACACGAGGCCCAGATCAACGATGTTCACGGGGATCTCCGGATCGTAGCAGGTCTTCAACTGCTCCCACACCGCCGGCTCGAGGTCGTTGCCTCCCTCCGCGGCGGCGGTCCGAGTCGGTTGCGGCTGTGTCGGTTCCTTGCCGAGAGCATCCGCATCCTGCCCCGCCACGCGGTACAGTCCCCCGAAACTCGGCACCTGCAGCGTGTAGGTTCCCCCGAGCGACTGGGTGATGATCGCGAGCGTGCCCTGCGGCAGGGTCACGGTGTGTCCCGCAGGAATCTGAACGGCCTGACAATCCCGGCTCAGCTGGACCTGTTCGTCCATGTCTACCTCCTGGCGAAGCACAGAGAGGCTCCGACTTCGCCATCACTCTTGAATCGATGATGGTAATCTAGGTCATGGGGCGCGCCACGGCAAGCGATGCCTCCGCGCCGCAGTCATGCCGGGTAGCAGGGCAAAACGGGTCTCGGCGCGCCCTATGAATGCGGAGAACGGTCCCGTGCGAAAGACGGGATCTGTCGGCCGCCGCTTACCGCTTGGATTCGGCGGCTTCGGTCGGTCGGAACTTCTTCCACCACGGTGCGCCGGTTTGGTCGTACTTCGACGTGGATTTCGGAGCGGCAGCCCGAGCTGTTTTTTTCACGGTGGGTTGCTTGGATCGCGATTTTGCCGCAGTCGATTTCGATAGTGCCTTCTTTGCCATGATCACATCACCTCTCTCTCCGACCACTCCCTTAAGAACACGAGATGGGTCGGATGTTCAAGTCCCCCGATTTCACAGAACGGGGTACAGTTCTTCGATCTCTCCCTTTGACGTTACGACGCACGGCTCGTGGCTTTGAGGCGGCGCGTCATTGGGTTCCGCGCGACAGGAGGCGTACCAGCACGTAGGCAGCGCCCGCCGACGCCGCGCCGATCAGCAGGGTTTCGAGGCCACTGCGCCACGGTGAGCCGCCCGTGAAGCGCGATTTGAAGATGCCGACCAAAAACAGCGCCGTGAGCGTTGTGACGCTGGACAGCAACAAGGCTCGATTGATGGACAGGGGCAGCAGAAACGGAAACAGGGGTACCATGGCGCCGGCGATGTAGGAGAGCCCGATGGTGAGCGAGGTCTTGTAGGCGGCGCCGGGTGCGGGCTCCATCAGCCCGAGTTCCTCGCGCATCATGAAGTCCACCCATCGATGGCGGTCCTTGATGACCGTTTCGACTAGGCGGTCCAGCTCTTCCCCTGTGTATCCGCGTGCCTTCCAGATGTCACGGACTTCCCGCTTCTCCATCTCCGGCACCTGGTCGACCTCGCGGTGTTCGCGTTCGCGCTCTTTCCGGTAGATCTCGGCGTGCGATTTTTCCGAGAGATAGCCGCCCAGGCCCATGGCGATACCGCCTGCCAGCATCTCGGCAACGCCGGCGAGGAAGACGATGAAATTGCTGGTCACCGCGCCGCTCAATCCGGCGGCGAGCGCGAACGGTACGGTGAGACCATCACTCACGCCCAAGACGACGTCGCGTACGCTTACGCCAGCGTGCGTGTGTTCTTCCGTGTGCAAACGGGTGCGCACGGGGCGCTCGCGAGTGGCCGGCGTGTCGCTCATGGGTGCACCGTAAACTAGAAAGCGCCGCGAGTCGAGAATTGTAGCCGAAGATAACGGGCGGCGGCGGCTTTCCGTGCCGCTTGGCCGTGAGGAAACCAGCCGAGATGATCACGGCAGGAATCGA is from Candidatus Binatia bacterium and encodes:
- a CDS encoding choice-of-anchor Q domain-containing protein; the protein is EDGTTCGWGSGSGSLSSTDPRLDPAGLANNGGPTQTIALQADSPAINAGNDAVCAAPPVNSLDQRGYGRPGGSATHCSIGAYEYNALPSSFLSSAIAATDTCIPVSDTSIFSPTGGFALIGPELISYTGLGTSCSGASAARASAGTAATAGVLTGVTRNLNGQGGAHAAGTTVTPTATNTPTVTPTNTPTNTPTRTPTQTPVSTATPSNTPTPTQTALNSSTPTNTPTLTPSSTPTATITSSPTPISTPTATPTITSINTPTKTPTATPTQTVTPTVTPTRTPTSTPTSTATPTPTTTNAPGKCVGDCDGHGQVTVDEILTMVNIALGNTPVTMCEAGDANHDGQITVDEILTAVNNALNGCPNH
- a CDS encoding L,D-transpeptidase encodes the protein MRRGWRSLMYVGVAGCCLLAATQAWSRSGGDTDELTLRVWKGRHEMWLEEGNRVLRKFEVALGKDPTTGKLSQGDGRTPQGDYYICEKRPRSRFHRFLGISYPNVDDAERAFAERLISADEWADIFFANLHETTPPWSTAMGGRVGIHGYGGRSPIPADWTQGCIAVSDADIDYLYDRVRLGTRVTISE
- the sufT gene encoding putative Fe-S cluster assembly protein SufT, whose amino-acid sequence is MDEQVQLSRDCQAVQIPAGHTVTLPQGTLAIITQSLGGTYTLQVPSFGGLYRVAGQDADALGKEPTQPQPTRTAAAEGGNDLEPAVWEQLKTCYDPEIPVNIVDLGLVYDMQIAKLGTGNSRVDVKMTLTAPGCGMGASIANDARMKLLDLPGVEEADVDLVWDPPWSPQMISPEGRSLLGMD
- a CDS encoding VIT1/CCC1 transporter family protein, with translation MSDTPATRERPVRTRLHTEEHTHAGVSVRDVVLGVSDGLTVPFALAAGLSGAVTSNFIVFLAGVAEMLAGGIAMGLGGYLSEKSHAEIYRKEREREHREVDQVPEMEKREVRDIWKARGYTGEELDRLVETVIKDRHRWVDFMMREELGLMEPAPGAAYKTSLTIGLSYIAGAMVPLFPFLLPLSINRALLLSSVTTLTALFLVGIFKSRFTGGSPWRSGLETLLIGAASAGAAYVLVRLLSRGTQ